In the Nomascus leucogenys isolate Asia chromosome 5, Asia_NLE_v1, whole genome shotgun sequence genome, one interval contains:
- the LOC115835211 gene encoding collagen alpha-1(I) chain-like, whose protein sequence is MAGGEHVFPGAPFLSNRDQSALMIFPERNFPGGSRKNALASKPAACSCAQHFSAGQDPGTVKPLPSLAPKGNPQARCCARPWVLPSCPGLARGTAFLSRLPGAAGAEADPGPRWDRPLPVPVPGGFPGHARVRGVEGGARGTPGAEGTRGHLGFRLCVWRTVAFPAPSRRPRGPHPVERGGPCGRDAGASGSDSNPRLVFLAVPGLLSCWALCPERAHPDFLPSLPRRSPFWGLSGILERIDQRD, encoded by the coding sequence ATGGCCGGTGGGGAGCACGTTTTCCCAGGAGCCCCGTTTCTCTCTAATCGGGATCAGTCCGCCTTAATGATTTTTCCAGAAAGAAACTTCCCAGGAGGCTCTCGTAAAAACGCCCTGGCCTCTAAGCCGGCTGCTTGCTCCTGTGCCCAGCACTTCTCGGCAGGGCAGGATCCAGGGACCGTGAAGCCGCTCCCCAGCCTGGCCCCCAAAGGGAACCCCCAAGCGCGGTGCTGCGCGCGGCCTTGGGTCCTTCCCTCCTGCCCAGGCCTCGCGAGGGGAACGGCCTTCCTTTCGCGGCTGCCGGGAGCTGCGGGCGCAGAAGCCGATCCGGGCCCCCGGTGGGACAGGCCACTCCCTGTCCCCGTCCCCGGTGGCTTCCCGGGGCACGCGCGCGTGCGTGGAGTCGAGGGGGGGGCGCGGGGGACCCCAGGCGCCGAGGGGACCCGCGGTCATTTGGGTTTTCGGCTCTGCGTCTGGCGGACGGTTGCATTTCCTGCCCCCTCCCGGCGGCCGCGTGGGCCCCACCCGGTGGAGCGTGGGGGTCCCTGCGGGAGGGACGCAGGCGCCTCGGGTTCAGACTCTAACCCGCGCTTGGTGTTTCTGGCGGTCCCTGGGCTGCTCAGCTGTTGGGCATTGTGTCCTGAGAGGGCCCATCCggacttccttccctccctgccacgCCGCTCTCCCTTTTGGGGGTTATCCGGGATCCTGGAACGGATTGATCAAAGGGACTAA
- the ZIC2 gene encoding zinc finger protein ZIC 2 produces the protein MLLDAGPQFPAIGVGSFARHHHHSAAAAAAAAAEMQDRELSLAAAQNGFVDSAAAHMGAFKLNPGAHELSPGQSSAFTSQGPGAYPGSAAAAAAAAALGPHAAHVGSYSGPPFNSTRDFLFRSRGFGDSAPGGGQHGLFGPGAGGLHHAHSDAQGHLLFPGLPEQHGPHGSQNVLNGQMRLGLPGEVFGRSEQYRQVASPRTDPYSAAQLHNQYGPMNMNMGMNMAAAAAHHHHHHHHHPGAFFRYMRQQCIKQELICKWIDPEQLSNPKKSCNKTFSTMHELVTHVSVEHVGGPEQSNHVCFWEECPREGKPFKAKYKLVNHIRVHTGEKPFPCPFPGCGKVFARSENLKIHKRTHTGEKPFQCEFEGCDRRFANSSDRKKHMHVHTSDKPYLCKMCDKSYTHPSSLRKHMKVHESSPQGSESSPAASSGYESSTPPGLVSPSAEPQSSSNLSPAAAAAAAAAAAAAAAVSAVHRGGGSGSGGAGGGSGSGSGSGGGGGGAGGGGGGSSGGGSGTAGGHSGLSSNFNEWYV, from the exons ATGCTCCTGGACGCGGGTCCGCAGTTCCCGGCCATCGGGGTGGGCAGCTTCGCGCGCCACCATCACCACTccgccgcggcggcggcggcggctgccgCCGAGATGCAGGACCGTGAACTGAGCCTGGCGGCGGCGCAGAACGGCTTCGTTGACTCGGCCGCCGCGCACATGGGAGCCTTCAAGCTCAACCCGGGCGCGCACGAGCTGTCCCCGGGCCAGAGCTCGGCGTTCACGTCGCAGGGCCCCGGCGCCTACCCCGGCTCCGCTGCGGCTGCCGCTGCGGCCGCAGCTCTCGGGCCCCACGCCGCGCACGTTGGCTCCTACTCTGGGCCACCCTTCAACTCCACCCGGGACTTCCTCTTCCGCAGCCGCGGCTTCGGGGACTCGGCGCCGGGCGGCGGGCAGCACGGGCTGTTCGGGCCGGGAGCGGGCGGCCTGCACCACGCGCACTCGGACGCCCAGGGCCACCTCCTCTTCCCGGGCCTGCCAGAGCAGCACGGGCCGCACGGCTCGCAGAATGTGCTCAACGGGCAGATGCGCCTCGGGCTGCCCGGAGAGGTGTTCGGGCGCTCGGAGCAATACCGCCAGGTGGCCAGCCCGCGGACCGACCCCTACTCGGCGGCGCAACTCCACAACCAGTACGGCCCCATGAATATGAACATGGGTATGAACATGGCAGCAGCCGcggcccaccaccaccaccaccaccaccaccaccccggTGCCTTTTTCCGCTACATGCGGCAGCAGTGCATCAAGCAGGAGCTCATCTGCAAGTGGATCGACCCCGAGCAGCTGAGCAATCCCAAGAAGAGCTGCAACAAAACTTTCAGCACCATGCACGAGCTGGTGACCCACGTCTCCGTGGAGCACGTCGGCGGCCCGGAGCAGAGCAACCACGTCTGCTTCTGGGAGGAGTGTCCGCGCGAGGGCAAGCCCTTCAAGGCCAAATACAAACTGGTTAACCACATCCGCGTGCACACAGGCGAGAAACCCTTCCCCTGCCCCTTCCCGGGCTGTGGCAAGGTCTTCGCGCGCTCCGAGAACCTCAAGATCCACAAAAGGACCCACACAG GGGAGAAGCCGTTCCAGTGTGAGTTTGAGGGCTGCGACCGGCGCTTCGCCAACAGCAGCGACAGGAAGAAGCACATGCACGTCCACACCTCCGATAAGCCGTATCTCTGCAAGATGTGCGACAAGTCCTACACGCACCCCAGCTCGCTGCGGAAGCACATGAAG GTCCATGAGTCCTCCCCGCAGGGCTCTGAATCCTCCCCGGCCGCCAGCTCTGGCTATGAGTCGTCCACGCCCCCGGGGCTGGTGTCCCCCAGCGCCGAGCCCCAGAGCAGCTCCAACCTGTCTccagcggcggcggcagcagcggcggcggctgcggcggcggcggccgcggtGTCTGCGGTGCACCGGGGCGGAGGCTCGGGCAGTGGCGGCGCGGGAGGCGGCTCAGGCAGCGGCAGCGGCAgtggcgggggcggcggcggggcgggcggcgggggcggcggcaGCTCTGGCGGGGGCAGCGGGACAGCTGGGGGCCACAGCGGCCTCTCCTCCAACTTCAATGAATGGTACGTGTGA